The following coding sequences are from one Bombus terrestris chromosome 14, iyBomTerr1.2, whole genome shotgun sequence window:
- the LOC100650339 gene encoding chloride channel protein 2 isoform X5: MYGRYTKDLGEYAKEEARKLKYHDKARRKYDKTRAEDLRKSRRGPLCRKLLALLAFAWKHTGARLGEDWVFLALLGIIMALISYAMDRGISMCNNARIWLYQDLTHHPALQYLAWVSLPVCLILFSAGFVHIVAPQSIGSGIPEMKTILRGVALKEYLTFRTLVAKVIGLTATLGSGLPLGKEGPFVHIASIVATLLSKLVTSFQGIYENESRNCEMLAAACAVGVAACFAAPIGGVLFSIEVTTVYFAVRNYWRGFFAAVCGATMFRLLAIWFQREETITAMFATNFTMDFPFDPQELFVFALIGVGSGLGGAFYVWLHRQYVIFMRKNKSMNSFLQKNRFLYPGIVSLIVSSVSFPLGLGQFMAGDLNTHDQVYGLFTNFTWTKQELGVEEMNMVKHWSTIYTDVFIGLISFVAFTFIFSIISSTVPVPSGIFIPVFKIGAALGRAVGEAMALWFPNGVRYGGIITPIVPGGYATVGAAAFSGAVTHTISVSVIVFEMTGQITHIVPIMIAVLISNAIAALLQPSIYDSIILIKKLPYLPDLLPSSSGMYNVYVEDFMVRDVKNIWHGITYQKLKEILKENRKLRGFPLVDNPDSMILLGSIQRLELIKLIEKHIGRERRLQVAQKWHKEAEERAREEMERQLRDQERTRRPSRFEVIPAPDILKMQRQSVNDLTMSPNNAAAPDHHTYHSPVFGSQPKKSILKKTNSFTLKGFSPLVSPAVTPYTTVTGAESRIRLAFEAIFRKSATLQDVDPDPEIGSGGAIRRDSQDVPPHTPMLAPSPATSKKVQLPRERVIDMSAEDQKRWEESEMMLEVDFSRCHIDPAPFQLVERTSLLKVHSLFSMVGVNHAYVTAIGRLVGVVGLKELRKAIEDANAGILPMHSESHIGVSTSSIAKSETDTESKNVSTMNSIASVDCEKVEKV, from the exons ATGTATGGTCGCTACACGAAAGACCTGGGTGAGTACGCAAAAGAAGAGGCACGAAAGCTGAAGTACCACGACAAAGCGCGGCGAAAGTATGACAAGACTAGAGCGGAGGATCTACGAAAGTCGAGGAGAGGACCACTATGCAGGAAGTTGCTCGCGTTATTGGCCTTCGCCTGGAAGCACACTGGAGCTAGATTAGGCGAAGACTGGGTCTTCTTGGCTCTTCTTGGTATAATCATGGCGCTTATCAGTTACGCCATGGACCGTGGCATTTCTATGTGCAACAACG CCAGGATATGGCTTTATCAGGACCTGACGCATCATCCAGCGCTTCAATATCTCGCCTGGGTGTCTTTGCCAGTTTGCTTGATTCTCTTTAGCGCCGGATTCGTGCACATTGTTGCACCACAGAGCATAGGATCAGGCATTCCAGAGATGAAGACGATTCTACGCGGAGTGGCCTTGAAGGAGTACCTGACCTTTCGTACTCTTGTAGCGAAG GTGATAGGTCTGACTGCCACATTGGGCTCTGGTTTACCGCTGGGCAAGGAAGGTCCTTTCGTGCACATCGCTAGTATCGTGGCCACGCTTTTATCCAAATTGGTCACCAGTTTCCAAGGAATCTACGAGAACGAGAGCAGAAACTGTGAGATGCTCGCAGCAGCCTGCGCTGTTGGAGTTGCCGCCTGTTTCGCAGCACCGATCGGTGGAGTTCTCTTCAGCATAGAAGTAACCACCGTGTATTTCGCCGTTCGAAATTACTGGAGAGGATTCTTCGCAGCCGTATGCGGCGCCACGATGTTTCGATTGCTCGCGATCTGGTTTCAACGAGAGGAAACGATTACCGCGATGTTCGCAACGAATTTTACTATGGACTTCCCCTTCGATCCTCAGGAATTGTTTGTATTTGCCTTGATTGGTGTTGGCAGCGGTCTAGGAGGTGCTTTCTACGTCTGGTTGCATAGACAGTATGTGATCTTCATGAGGAAGAACAAGAGTATGAACAGCTTCCTGCAGAAAAA TCGCTTCTTGTATCCTGGAATCGTCTCCCTGATCGTGTCCTCCGTGTCTTTTCCCCTGGGACTAGGCCAATTCATGGCCGGTGATTTAAACACCCACGATCAAGTTTACGGTCTGTTCACCAATTTCACTTGGACCAAACAAGAATTAGGAGTAGAAGAAATGAACATGGTTAAACATTGGTCTACCATATATACCGATGTGTTCATCGGTTTAATTAGTTTCGTTGCATTCACG TTCATCTTTTCCATCATAAGTTCGACGGTTCCCGTGCCATCGGGAATTTTCATCCCCGTGTTCAAAATCGGTGCTGCATTAGGCAGAGCTGTGGGTGAAGCCATGGCTCTATGGTTCCCCAATGGTGTTCGTTATGGTGGTATCATAACTCCTATCGTACCAg GAGGCTACGCCACCGTTGGAGCAGCTGCATTTTCCGGTGCTGTGACCCATACAATCTCTGTGAGTGTTATCGTGTTTGAGATGACTGGCCAGATTACTCACATTGTTCCTATAATGATCGCCGTGCTGATCAGCAACGCCATCGCTGCGCTTCTTCAACCCAGCATATACGACAGTATCATTCTGATTAAGAAGCTGCCATACTTACCAGACCTACTACCTTCCAGTTCAG GCATGTACAATGTGTACGTCGAAGACTTTATGGTTCGTGATGTGAAGAATATTTGGCACGGAATTACCTATCAGAAATTAaaggaaattttaaaagaaaaccgCAAGTTACGTGGATTTCCGCTGGTCGATAATCCTGATTCTATGATTCTGCTTGGATCCATCCAAAGGTTGGAATTAATCAAACTGATTGAGAAACATATAGGACGAGAGAGGAGGCTGCAG GTGGCTCAGAAATGGCACAAAGAGGCCGAGGAGAGAGCTCGAGAAGAAATGGAACGTCAGTTAAGGGACCAGGAAAGAACAAGGAGACCGTCCAGGTTCGAAGTGATCCCAGCACCAGATATTCTTAAGATGCAGAGGCAAAGTGTTAACGATCTAACAATGTCTCCAAACAACGCTGCCGCTCCTGACCAT CACACTTACCATTCCCCGGTATTTGGGTCACAACCGAAGAAATCGATCTTGAAGAAAACCAATTCCTTCACGTTGAAAGGATTCAGCCCACTAGTCAGCCCCGCCGTTACTCCTTATACCACTGTCACTGGTGCGGAGAGCAG AATACGTCTTGCCTTCGAGGCGATTTTTCGCAAGTCAGCCACTTTGCAAGATGTAGATCCAGATCCAGAGATCGGGTCTGGAGGTGCTATCAGGCGTGACAGTCAAGACGTACCTCCTCATACCCCGATGCTGGCACCGAGCCCCGCCACTTCGAAGAAAGTACAACTG CCTCGCGAGAGGGTAATAGACATGTCAGCAGAGGATCAGAAACGGTGGGAAGAAAGTGAAATGATGTTGGAGGTCGACTTCTCGAGGTGTCACATCGATCCAGCACCGTTCCAATTGGTTGAGCGAACGTCTTTGTTGAAAGTCCACAGTCTATTCAGCATGGTCGGAGTGAATCATGCTTACGTGACGGCTATTGGAAGACTGGTTGGGGTTGTAGGATTGAAAGAG CTAAGGAAAGCGATAGAAGACGCAAACGCTGGAATCTTGCCCATGCACTCGGAATCACATATAGGCGTCTCGACATCCAGTATCGCGAAGAGCGAAACGGACACGGAAAGCAAGAACGTCAGCACGATGAACTCTATCGCTTCCGTTGATTGCGAGAAAGTTGAAAAAGTCTGA